The Bacteroidota bacterium genome contains a region encoding:
- a CDS encoding dienelactone hydrolase family protein — translation MKSLIALTIALFLTGSVHAQSCCETGSHKTGPSATAKFAKLAADSTFRMSHQEPMGKGETMTTGGTMITIPVADGKPAFAFEVKPATQTGNVLLVFHEWWGLNDHIRAEAIRLADSLGSVRVLALDLYDGKVTAKREEAGQLMQASTAERSQAIIRGALQYVGKDANVLTVGWCFGGGWSHQAALLAGKQASASVIYYGMPESDPEKLKSLHADVLGIFARKDGWINEKVVSSFESAMKTAGKPVTIAWYEADHAFANPSNPKHDGTMAADAMRKTVAFLRSHLK, via the coding sequence ATGAAAAGTCTGATTGCATTAACCATCGCCCTGTTCTTAACCGGATCGGTTCACGCACAATCCTGCTGCGAAACCGGTTCGCATAAGACCGGGCCGTCTGCCACCGCCAAATTTGCAAAACTGGCTGCTGATTCCACCTTCCGGATGAGTCATCAGGAACCAATGGGAAAAGGAGAAACCATGACAACCGGCGGAACGATGATCACCATTCCTGTTGCCGACGGGAAACCAGCTTTTGCTTTTGAAGTGAAACCGGCCACCCAGACCGGCAATGTGCTGCTGGTCTTCCATGAATGGTGGGGATTGAACGACCACATCAGGGCCGAAGCCATCCGTCTGGCCGATTCCTTGGGATCGGTTCGCGTTCTGGCGCTCGATCTGTACGATGGAAAAGTGACGGCGAAACGCGAGGAAGCTGGTCAGCTCATGCAGGCGAGTACGGCTGAACGGTCCCAGGCCATTATCCGTGGCGCCCTGCAGTATGTCGGGAAGGATGCCAATGTGTTAACCGTGGGCTGGTGTTTTGGGGGCGGATGGTCGCATCAGGCGGCGCTTCTGGCCGGAAAGCAAGCCTCGGCCAGTGTGATTTACTATGGCATGCCCGAATCGGATCCGGAAAAACTTAAATCCCTCCATGCGGATGTGCTGGGCATCTTCGCCAGGAAGGACGGATGGATCAACGAAAAGGTGGTTTCATCCTTCGAATCAGCCATGAAAACGGCCGGTAAACCCGTCACCATTGCCTGGTACGAGGCCGATCATGCCTTCGCCAATCCGTCCAACCCGAAACATGATGGCACGATGGCCGCAGATGCCATGCGGAAGACCGTTGCCTTCCTGCGCTCTCATCTGAAATAA